The bacterium nucleotide sequence TGCGCGCGGCCAGGACACCCGGATCGGTCCAGATGTAGCGGCAGCCGGTGCGGACCAGCCATTCGCGGCGGGCCGCGGTGAGCTGGGCGAAGGGTTTGTCCATCTCATCCGGCTGACGCCATTTCTCCCAGCGTCCGCTGGCCACTACGGCGTTCTCCAGAGCCTGGGGTACGCCGCTGGCGGAAGCCAGCTTGCCGGAGGCGACCAACAGGGCCTCCTTGTCGCTCATGTCCTTGAGGGCGCAGTACTCGGCCTCGGTGAACTCCGGCCCGATATTGGCCCCGCCCATGCCGCTGGTGGGGTAGTCCTGCGGGTTGTCCACGCTGTCCGAGTAGTGCCCCTTGATGAACGAGCCGTAACGGCTGGCCTCGTAGACCAGGGTCTTGGCAACTTCCGGGTCGAACAGGGTAGTGTGCAGGTCGGTGCCCACCTTGCCCACCACGAAACAGGGCCAGACATCCTCCAGGCCATTTTTCTTCAGGCCCGATTTCAAGCCCTCGAGGAACGTGCGGAACACGCTCATATCGGCCAGGCCGCCATGGACCTCCTCGGTGCCAACCTCGTAGGAGATACGGGGCAGGCCCTTGGCGCGGCGGTGACGCTCGGTGTGGGTGATCAGCTCCACGGTGCGCTCTACCACCACGTGGATGTCGATGATCTGGCCCTTGGGCAGGCTGCGGTCGACAGTCGGGTCCACGTGCAACAGGTCGTAGCCGGCGTCGGCGCAGGCGACCAGGGAGTCCTTGACTCCCTGCATGGCGCGCTCCAGGGGCCACTTCTCGATAGTCTGCTTGTCCTTGAGCCAGGGGCCGCCGTGGTCCAGGGCCACGATCACCGGGCCAGCCAGCCCGATCCGCGCCACCTCGTCCCGCACCAGCCCGACAAACTGCTCCTGAGTCCAACCGGTGTAGCCGCCGTCCAGGTCCACCTGGTTCAGCGTGGCGGCGTACTTGATCGGGGCGTCGTTCTTGAGGGCGGAGCGCAGGGCGGCGCGGGTGACCGCCTCGCTGTTGGGGCAGGCGGCGAACAGGGTCACGGGTTTGAGGCCGCGGTCGGAGCCTTTTTTCAGGGCCTTGAGCACGGCATCGGTCAGGGGTATGCCGGCCTTCTCGGCCAGCACGCGGACACGGCTTCTGTCGACAGTCTGGTGGCTCATCGGAA carries:
- a CDS encoding class II D-tagatose-bisphosphate aldolase, non-catalytic subunit, encoding MSHQTVDRSRVRVLAEKAGIPLTDAVLKALKKGSDRGLKPVTLFAACPNSEAVTRAALRSALKNDAPIKYAATLNQVDLDGGYTGWTQEQFVGLVRDEVARIGLAGPVIVALDHGGPWLKDKQTIEKWPLERAMQGVKDSLVACADAGYDLLHVDPTVDRSLPKGQIIDIHVVVERTVELITHTERHRRAKGLPRISYEVGTEEVHGGLADMSVFRTFLEGLKSGLKKNGLEDVWPCFVVGKVGTDLHTTLFDPEVAKTLVYEASRYGSFIKGHYSDSVDNPQDYPTSGMGGANIGPEFTEAEYCALKDMSDKEALLVASGKLASASGVPQALENAVVASGRWEKWRQPDEMDKPFAQLTAARREWLVRTGCRYIWTDPGVLAAR